TCACCCCCAAGAAATTAATTTATTTAATAGAATTTTAATGATTAAAGTAGCCAATGCTTTAGAGGCTAATGAGTTAAAATTTTTTGAAGAGGAATTAAAATTTTTTTTAGCGCAAAAAGGATACCAAATCAATAAAATCAAAATAATTTTTTAATTAAAATCCTCCTGTTTTGAACACAATTATATCTTTTTGTTCGCAATAATTATAAACATCACAAGCGATAACTTTAATTTGATTTTGTTCTTCTATGGCTGTAGGGAAATATTGAAATTGATAGGTACCGCTAATGTTGGAATTTTCGTCTTTGATTAACTGATCATTGAAATAAATTTTTAAACTATTAATGGGATTTGTTGAAGTAATTTCCAAAGCGATATTTATTGCGCCAAAACCTATAAAATCACCTGTTTTAGGTTGGAGAAAATCTATTTTTATTTTTTGTTGTGATGGTGTTGAATTTTCAATGGTTGCATATTGATAGGGGATTAAAGCATTATATTGTTGAGGGTTTGGCAAATTAGCAAAAATCCATTGACTAATAGGCCATTCCCAATTTTGAGCTTGAGGATCGTCAAAATTAAGAGGGGATGGACCTGTAATATCATTTTTGTTTATCCAAAAGAGAATATTATGAATTTGGGGATAAGAGACGTCGCCGATTTTAAAGTTAATAATGTATTGCCCTTTAAGTATTGGTTTATCAGCAATTACTGGCTCGGGTTTAGGAAAAGACTCTGGTTGATATTTTTTTAATGCTTCAATCATGAAATTATGCCAAATTGGTACAGCAGCTAGAATACTACCGCCACCTTTTTGCATGGGTGTAAAATCATTGTTGCCAGCCCAAACAACAGTGACTAGAAATGGCGTATAACCAACAGTCCAAGCATCTCGATAATCTTGGGTGGTACCTGTTTTGGCAGCAATTTCATAACCAGGAATCTCTAATAAATTACCAGGGGCAAATAAGCCAATCCGCGCTTGTTTATCAGACAAAATATCATTTACCATTCTAATATATTGCGATTCAAAAACTTGTTTATTCTCGTCTTTGTATTCTTCCAAAACATTGCCTTTAGAATCTTCCACTTTTAGAATTGCCGTTTGTTTATGTTGAATGCCGTCCTGAGCAAAAACAGAATAAGCTTGTGCCATATCAATCGGTTTTACTTCGCCTCCGCCTAAAACTAATGATAATCCGTAGCGCTGGATATCATTTAAAGTTGTAATTCCTAATTGGTGGGCAGTGTTAATAGTATCCTTAATACCAGCTAAATAGAGAACTTTGACGGCTGGTACGTTGATAGATTGGGCTAGAGCATGTCTTAAATCAACTGGTCCTCTAAATGTTAAATCAAAATTGTTAGGGTGATAGCAATCTAAACCATAACGATCTTTTTCTTGATCAGCGGTGGGGGCGCAGTTAGGATTAAATTCGGTCTTTAAATCAAAGACAATTGTTTCGGAGGTTAACCCCTTTTTAAAAGCTGTTAAATAGGCAAAGGGCTTAAAAGCAGAACCAGGTTGTCTTTGGGCGGTGATTACATTGTAGTTGCCGTCAACACTTTCATCAAAATAATCTCTTGACCCGACCATAGCAAGAATTTGGCCTGTTTTTGGGTCTTGTGTGACTAAAGCAGCATTTTTTCCTTTGTATAACTGTTCATTTCTCTTTGCGCCTTCGTATACAGCTTTTTCAGCGATTTGTTGCAAGTCCCAATCTAAAGTGGTAATAACTTTTAATCCGCCATTTTCTACCATATCATTGCCATATTTATCTTCTAAATATTCTTTCACAAACATTACAAAATGCGGAGCCGAAATTTTTTCTAATCGATAAGCAAATTTAATTTTTTCATCAATAGCTTTTTTATACTCATCTTCAGAAACAAATCCGAGTTCTACCATTTTTTTAAGAATCAATTTTTGGCGGTTAAATAAAGCCTGTTGGTTATTTCCATAGGGAGAATAATAAGAAGGGGCTTTGGGTAGAGCGGCTAAAATAGCAGATTCAGCCAATGTTAAATCTTTGGCGTTTTTATTAAAAAATGTTTGGGCAGCCGCTTCAATGCCGTAGGCATTGGAACCATAGGGGATTTGATTAAGATAAATTTCCAAAATCTGATCTTTCGTGTAATATCTTTCTAATTTTATTGCTAAAAAAATTTCTTTTATTTTCCGTTGAATAGTTTTTTCTGGCGAAAGGTATGTGTTTTTAACTACTTGTTGGGTAATTGTTGATCCTCCTTGGGCAAAACGTCCTTCTTTTAAATTGACAATAATAGCTCTAATTAAAGCTTTCCAATTAAAAGCGGGATGTTGATAAAATTCTGCATCTTCAATGGCAATGGTAGCTTTTTTAATATAATCAGGAATTTCGGATAGGGGAACAAAAGTTCGTTTTTCTTCGCCATGAACTTCATAAAGTAAAAATTGGCCGGTGCGGTCATAGATTTTTGTTGATTGATTTAAAATTCTCTGGCCAAAGTTAGTTGGGTCTGGCAAGGTAAAATATAAATATGCCGTATAACCAACACCAGCCAGACCAATGCCGAAAATGACACATATTATGATTAAAAAAACCAATTTTTTAATTTTTGGTTTTGAACGGTATTTTTTATTTTGCAATATCTGTTTGCTAAGACGCCTTACCATTGATTTAAAAATCATTATATCATTAAATTATAAAAAAGCCAGCCTTTTTAAAGACTGGCTTTTTTTATTTTTATTTTTCCAATTATTAAAAATCCTCTTCAGATTCTTCTACCTCTTCTTCATCTAATAATTCTTCATCACCAAACAAGTCCTCTTCTAATTCATCCGATTCGAAATCTTCTAAATCCTCATTTTCTTCCAAGTCTTTTTCCACTTCTTCATCTTCCAATTCTTCTTCATCAGCAAAATTAATCACTTGTAAATCCTTGAGAGCTAATTCCATTTTAAAAATTTATAAAAGCGACCTTTTTACCTTTAGAATAAATATTATCGAAAGAAATTTTATTTCAAAATTATATTTTTATTTATTTTGATAGTCAAGGGTTTTAACTTATTTTGTCTCCAACGCCCATTTTTTTGTCTGGCACTAATAATGCAATTCCACCATTTTCATTAACGGCTGCTAACAACATCCCTTGACTCTCAATACCTTTAAAGGTTTTGGGTTCGAGATTGGCAAGGACAATAATTTGTTTTCCAATCAGCTCTTCTGGTTGATATTGAGAACCAATTCCGGAAACAATAATTCTTTGTTCGTTGCCAATATCTATCTTTAATTTTAGCAACTTATCCGTTCCTACTACTTTTTCTGCCTCAAGAATTTGGGCAACGCGAATGTCTAATTTTTTAAAATATTCTAAATTAATTAATTCCATAAATGATTTTTATTCTTTAAAACTTTCGACTTGATATATTTTAATGTCTATTTTTTCTTTTTTCCAGACATCAGAAGGCAAGCCGGCTTTTAAGGCAAGAGAAGAAAGAAATTCTTCTTTATCAGGAATTTCTTCCCAGACTTGGGGAAGATAAGTGGCTTGATAAAAGTCTTTTTGGAGAATTACTCCATCAATATGTGGTCGAATTAAATTTAAAAGATCCGAAGGGTTTTTGTATTGTAATTCTTGTGGCGGGGTTAAAATTGAAACTTCTATTTTAATTTTTTCCAATTCTTTTTGGTTAACAGGGAAAAATCGAAAATCAAAAAAAGCAGCATTTACAGAATTTTCAATAATATCTTGGAATAAAGGTTGAATGGCTTCCAAATGACCAATGCAACCTCTTAAATGGCCGTTTTCAGTTAAAGTGACGAAAGTAGCACGTTTTTCTTTTAGATTAGGCGATAAATTTTTTATTTCTTCAGTAGACAATTGAAGCAAATCATTATTTTTGAGAAAATATTTTATACTCTCTCTTGCTAATGAAAGTAAATATCTTTTTTCTTTTTCTTTTAAAAAAGGAGATGTCATTTTTCAGTAAAAATATAAGCACCATAGCCAACGACGTTACTATTATCTTTTGTTTCTTCAAAAGATGTTTGATAAGAAACAAGATGAGGTCGCCATTTTTTTTCTTGAGAAATAAAGGCTAAAGTTAGAATTCCTGCTTGACCGCAAGCTTCAATATTTTTTATTTTTTGAATATCCGAATTTAAAATTGCCTGATGTGTTTCATTATCAATCCTTTCTGCTATTTCCAGTGGATAATAATGACTTAAATCGCTGCTGACAATAATTATAGTTTGTGAATCCAGTATTGGCAATAAAAATTGAGCTAGTTTTTCGGCTTTATTAATTTCATTAATAAGAACAGGCAATATTTTAAAAGAAGGAAGAATTTTTTGAAGAAATGGCAGTTGAACTTCTAATGAATGTTCATATTCAAAAGCCAAATTGTTAATAGTACAATTTTTTGGCGGAGGAAGCAGTTCAACCTTACCCATAGGAGTTAACCAGTATTTTAAATTTGTAAAGACAAATGTATCAATAGGAATTTGATGAGAGGGGCCAATAAGAATTATTTTTTCTGGTTTGTTATTCATTGTTGAGAGATGGTGATAAGCAATTGCGGCGGTTGGGCCTGAATAGATATAACCAGCATGAGGAACAATTAATGCTTTCAGACTTTCTGGATTAATATTTTTTTCCAGCGTTGCCTTATTCAAAAACTTTTCAACCATTTTTTGTAATTGAAAAGAATCTTCGGGATAAAATAATCCTGCTGCAGCGGGTTGGCGGATATCCGAATTATTTCCAAATCCCATGAATTTTATTATTGCATTTTAAGCATTGACCATCTTTAAATTCAGGGGTTGTTTTTGTTTCATAACCAAAACGTTCGATTAAAAGAGTGTTACAATTTGGACAGTATGTATTTTCAAATTTTTCTCCAACGACATTTCCCAAATAAATAAAATTTAGTTCTTTACTTTTGCCGATTTCATAAGCGGTTTGAAGGGTTTTAATGTTGGTTGGCGGGTAATTGTTCATTTGATAAGCTGGAAAAAATCGTGAAAGATGCCAAGGAATATTAACATCGATTTTCGATATAAAATCAGCTATTTGTTCTAATTCTTTTTCTGAATCATTTTCGTTGGGAATAACAAGTGTGGTGAGCTCTACCCAAATTTTTAATTGATGGAATTTTTTTATGTTTTCAAGGACGATTTCGAGTTTTGCCCCGCAAATTTTCTGATAGAATCTTTCATTAAAAGATTTTAAATCAATATTTATAGCATCAAGATAGGGAGCTATAGCTTGTATTGTTTCCTTTGATTGATAACCATTTGAAACAAAAACATTTTTAAGATTATATTTTTTTGCCAATATCATTGTATCATAGCAATATTCAATAAAAACAGTTGGTTCATTATAAGTGTAGCCAATTGAGGGGATGTTGTTTTTTAAACAATATTCTACAATTTTTTCTGGCGGCCATTCTTTTTTAACTTCATTGATTATAGCTTGAAAATCTTTATTAAATTTTGGGAATTGACTAATGTCCCAGTTTTGGCAGAAAGCACAACGAAAATTACAACCAAAAGTTCCAAAAGAAAAAATTTGACTGCTAGGTAAAAAATGAAAAAGCGGCTTTTTTTCAATTGGGTCTAAATTTATTGCCACTGGCTTCCCATAAGTTAATAATTCAAGAAAGCCATTGTTATTTAATCGAATTCCGCAAATGCCTGTTGAATTGGATTTGATTTTGCAATAATGCGAACAAGCCAAACACTGGATATTGTTTTTTGGAGAAATTTTTTTGAAAAAATTCGCCATTATTTTTTGTTTTGTTGTAAATTGTAACGATTAATAATCTCTGTTAAAATTTTTTGAAAATCTGAAATACGTTTTGAAACTTCTGAATTTTTGGGACAGACATTATTTAATAAGTCGGCTTGGTATTTTAAAGATTGGATGAAGTAAGTCAAAATTCCTTGATCAAATTGAAAATTATTACTACCGAATTGTTTTATACAATCTTTTACGCTTTTTTCATTAAGACCCAGAAAAAAGAGGGGAATATTTTTGATTGGCGTCAGGTCAATTTTTTTATTTTCCGGATTAAATTGAAAACCATAATCAATTTTTACACCACCCATTCTATTAACATCTAATACTTTTTGTCTTTTTTCTTCATATCTTTTGCTGTGGATGTCGCATACTTCATCGAGGGCGCAGACAATATTACCGCTTTTTTTGTCCAAGATAATATTATCAATGCCATTAAAAACATCATCAAAAAATGTTGTGCGACAAATAATGAAGTCTTCTGACAAGTGTTTTTGTAAAAAAGCCGTTTTTAATTTTTCGAATTGTTCTCCTAGAGATTTATTTCGATTTTCATAATCAAACCTTTCTTTGAATCTATCCTCACGGATTTTATCTTGAAAAATTTTTTCTTTTGGATAATTAGTATACCTTTCTATTTGTAATCTACACTCATCGTCCACTGGTATCCCCAACTGATTTAATCGAGCAGCGCCGTCTTTTAATGCCTTATCAATGTTTTCTAAGCCCTTTAATTCTAATGAATTTTTTAATTTTTCTGTGGGGTTTGTTTTTGATTTTAAAAAATCATTTTTGTTATTCATACCTTCTTATTATATAGCATATTTAAAAAAATTAAAACTTTGTTAATATAAAGAAAAGAACTGTATTTTATGACAGAAGTTATTCAGAAATTTTTTCACAAATCATCAATTAAAATCAGCCTGTTTATTTTAATAGGATTTCTACTTTATTTAAATACTTTAAATAATCCTTTGTTTTGGGATGATTATGATGGAATTTTGCATAATCTTTATATCCAGAATTGGGCTTATTGGCCTAAATTTTTTACGGAAAATTTAGTGGCGGGTGCGGGGTTTTTAAGTGATTATTGGCGGCCAATGATACTGATTGTTTTTTCAAGTGTTTGGCATTTATGGCACGATAATCCTGTGGGATATCATCTCGTCAATATTTTTTTACACATTTCTAATGCCATTTTATTATTTTTCATTTTGAAAAAAATTCTTAAAAAGGATAATTTAGCCTTTCTAATTGCTCTGATTTTTCTTATCCATCCTGTTCAAACAGAAGCCATTGCCTATGTCTCGGGGATAGGCGATCCTTTGTCTGTATTATTTATTTTTCTTTCCACCACTTTCTTTATTAAATTTTTAGAAAAATTAAAAGCTAAATTTTTGATTATTTCCACGATATTTTTTGTTTTCGCTTTAATGAGTAAAGAAACCGCCATTATCACACCATTTATTTTGTTTTTAATTGGTTTGTTTTATTTTGATAAGCAGCCGTTTAAGAAAAAAATACAAAAAATTCTGATTTATTTAATGCCATTAATTATTATCGCGGTGATTTATTTTGGTTTGCGTCTCACCGCTCTTAATTTTAAGAACACCCTCAATTTATACAACGAAGAAAATTTGTTTACTAAACGATTAGACATCCGAATTCTAACCTTTTTTAAAACACTGCCATTTTATTTCAATTTTATGTTTTTGCCTTTGGATCTTCATATGGAAAGACAAATCGAAATTCCTAAAAGCATTTTTGACCCACTGGTTTTGTTGGGAATTTTTATTATCAGCATTCTCGTTTTTTTATTAGTGGAGTATTTTGATAAAGATTATGTTTTTTCTTTTGGAATTATATGGTTTTTTGTAACTATGTTTCCAGTTAGCAATATTTTAATTCCGGTTAGCGGACTACTTTATGAGCATTGGTTATATTTGCCTTTGATAGGCATATTCTTAAGCTTATTTTGGATATTTACAAAATTATTAGAAGAACACAAATTGGAAAAAATCGGATTTGTTATTCTAATCGTTTTTTTAATTTTTCTTGGTTTGCGAACAGTGATACGTAATTTTGATTGGCGCGACCCCGTTGCTTTTTATCAACAGATTATTCAACATAATCCAAAAAGCTATCGCATTTGGAATAATTTGGGAATTGAGGCGGAAAAACAGGGGAAAATTGAGTTGGCTAAAAAAGCTTATGAGCAAGCAACTGTTCTTGATTCGAACAATCCAGTTGCCTTTCATAATTTGGGCGTTGTTTTTTTAAGAGAAAATAATTTAGAAAAAGCCGAATTTTACTTTAAGACCGCTATTGAAAAAGATGAAAAATTCTTTTATTCGTACTTACTTTTATCGAAACTATATTGGGATAACAAACAACTAGATAAAGCTAAAGATATTTTAAAAAAATATCTATCCATAGCTGAACGAGCTGATGTTTATTTTGTTTTATCTCAACTATATAAAGAAGAAAATAATATAGAAGAAAGCATTAAATATCTTTCTGAAGCTTTAAGATTAGATCCCAAAAATGCTTTATATCGTCAAGAAATGGAATTATTAAAAAAGGCAAAAATAT
The DNA window shown above is from Patescibacteria group bacterium and carries:
- a CDS encoding penicillin-binding protein, producing the protein MIFKSMVRRLSKQILQNKKYRSKPKIKKLVFLIIICVIFGIGLAGVGYTAYLYFTLPDPTNFGQRILNQSTKIYDRTGQFLLYEVHGEEKRTFVPLSEIPDYIKKATIAIEDAEFYQHPAFNWKALIRAIIVNLKEGRFAQGGSTITQQVVKNTYLSPEKTIQRKIKEIFLAIKLERYYTKDQILEIYLNQIPYGSNAYGIEAAAQTFFNKNAKDLTLAESAILAALPKAPSYYSPYGNNQQALFNRQKLILKKMVELGFVSEDEYKKAIDEKIKFAYRLEKISAPHFVMFVKEYLEDKYGNDMVENGGLKVITTLDWDLQQIAEKAVYEGAKRNEQLYKGKNAALVTQDPKTGQILAMVGSRDYFDESVDGNYNVITAQRQPGSAFKPFAYLTAFKKGLTSETIVFDLKTEFNPNCAPTADQEKDRYGLDCYHPNNFDLTFRGPVDLRHALAQSINVPAVKVLYLAGIKDTINTAHQLGITTLNDIQRYGLSLVLGGGEVKPIDMAQAYSVFAQDGIQHKQTAILKVEDSKGNVLEEYKDENKQVFESQYIRMVNDILSDKQARIGLFAPGNLLEIPGYEIAAKTGTTQDYRDAWTVGYTPFLVTVVWAGNNDFTPMQKGGGSILAAVPIWHNFMIEALKKYQPESFPKPEPVIADKPILKGQYIINFKIGDVSYPQIHNILFWINKNDITGPSPLNFDDPQAQNWEWPISQWIFANLPNPQQYNALIPYQYATIENSTPSQQKIKIDFLQPKTGDFIGFGAINIALEITSTNPINSLKIYFNDQLIKDENSNISGTYQFQYFPTAIEEQNQIKVIACDVYNYCEQKDIIVFKTGGF
- the metG gene encoding methionine--tRNA ligase subunit beta; translation: MELINLEYFKKLDIRVAQILEAEKVVGTDKLLKLKIDIGNEQRIIVSGIGSQYQPEELIGKQIIVLANLEPKTFKGIESQGMLLAAVNENGGIALLVPDKKMGVGDKIS
- the amrA gene encoding AmmeMemoRadiSam system protein A produces the protein MTSPFLKEKEKRYLLSLARESIKYFLKNNDLLQLSTEEIKNLSPNLKEKRATFVTLTENGHLRGCIGHLEAIQPLFQDIIENSVNAAFFDFRFFPVNQKELEKIKIEVSILTPPQELQYKNPSDLLNLIRPHIDGVILQKDFYQATYLPQVWEEIPDKEEFLSSLALKAGLPSDVWKKEKIDIKIYQVESFKE
- the amrB gene encoding AmmeMemoRadiSam system protein B, which translates into the protein MGFGNNSDIRQPAAAGLFYPEDSFQLQKMVEKFLNKATLEKNINPESLKALIVPHAGYIYSGPTAAIAYHHLSTMNNKPEKIILIGPSHQIPIDTFVFTNLKYWLTPMGKVELLPPPKNCTINNLAFEYEHSLEVQLPFLQKILPSFKILPVLINEINKAEKLAQFLLPILDSQTIIIVSSDLSHYYPLEIAERIDNETHQAILNSDIQKIKNIEACGQAGILTLAFISQEKKWRPHLVSYQTSFEETKDNSNVVGYGAYIFTEK
- the amrS gene encoding AmmeMemoRadiSam system radical SAM enzyme, producing MANFFKKISPKNNIQCLACSHYCKIKSNSTGICGIRLNNNGFLELLTYGKPVAINLDPIEKKPLFHFLPSSQIFSFGTFGCNFRCAFCQNWDISQFPKFNKDFQAIINEVKKEWPPEKIVEYCLKNNIPSIGYTYNEPTVFIEYCYDTMILAKKYNLKNVFVSNGYQSKETIQAIAPYLDAINIDLKSFNERFYQKICGAKLEIVLENIKKFHQLKIWVELTTLVIPNENDSEKELEQIADFISKIDVNIPWHLSRFFPAYQMNNYPPTNIKTLQTAYEIGKSKELNFIYLGNVVGEKFENTYCPNCNTLLIERFGYETKTTPEFKDGQCLKCNNKIHGIWK
- a CDS encoding tetratricopeptide repeat protein; this translates as MTEVIQKFFHKSSIKISLFILIGFLLYLNTLNNPLFWDDYDGILHNLYIQNWAYWPKFFTENLVAGAGFLSDYWRPMILIVFSSVWHLWHDNPVGYHLVNIFLHISNAILLFFILKKILKKDNLAFLIALIFLIHPVQTEAIAYVSGIGDPLSVLFIFLSTTFFIKFLEKLKAKFLIISTIFFVFALMSKETAIITPFILFLIGLFYFDKQPFKKKIQKILIYLMPLIIIAVIYFGLRLTALNFKNTLNLYNEENLFTKRLDIRILTFFKTLPFYFNFMFLPLDLHMERQIEIPKSIFDPLVLLGIFIISILVFLLVEYFDKDYVFSFGIIWFFVTMFPVSNILIPVSGLLYEHWLYLPLIGIFLSLFWIFTKLLEEHKLEKIGFVILIVFLIFLGLRTVIRNFDWRDPVAFYQQIIQHNPKSYRIWNNLGIEAEKQGKIELAKKAYEQATVLDSNNPVAFHNLGVVFLRENNLEKAEFYFKTAIEKDEKFFYSYLLLSKLYWDNKQLDKAKDILKKYLSIAERADVYFVLSQLYKEENNIEESIKYLSEALRLDPKNALYRQEMELLKKAKI